A part of Hydrogenobacter sp. T-8 genomic DNA contains:
- a CDS encoding UDP-N-acetylmuramoyl-tripeptide--D-alanyl-D-alanine ligase, whose protein sequence is MTTSELAKLINAKHFGKPASFSGFSIDSREVQEGQLFVATKGRVHDGHDYALQAIQKGAVGVICERELGLPKDTPQIVVESSLEALRRFASWKRENFKGKVVAIAGSAGKTTTKELTAFLLSRVGKVCKTPRNYNSQIGVPLSIANFEGDCDFWVVEMGASQKGDVKRLVELVKPHIRAITAIGEEHLETFGCLDDVVLGNGEVFYQMREEDRGVCPAYVSHCYHIPRKLVFGDGRFKAEDLKLSEEGVSFIVDGVQVFIPVPSLAIVENALCALAILEALGIDWKGLCGHLANFHPVEGRFRILRKREMTLIDDTYNANPPSMRMALRSLSFFKTKKIAVLGDMLELGAGSEKYHREVGRLCVELSIDVCLFLGENMRHAYEECKRLKEECFFFESHEQILHWLLENVHEKAVILFKGSRGMNMEKLVEGTLNGRPC, encoded by the coding sequence ATGACAACTTCCGAGCTTGCTAAGCTCATCAATGCCAAACATTTTGGAAAGCCTGCCTCTTTTAGTGGTTTTTCCATAGACAGCAGAGAGGTGCAAGAGGGTCAGCTGTTCGTGGCAACAAAGGGTAGGGTTCATGACGGGCATGACTATGCTCTGCAGGCAATTCAGAAAGGAGCAGTGGGGGTTATATGTGAGAGAGAGCTTGGACTACCTAAGGATACTCCTCAAATAGTGGTGGAAAGTTCCTTGGAAGCTTTAAGAAGGTTTGCAAGTTGGAAAAGGGAAAACTTCAAAGGAAAGGTAGTTGCCATAGCAGGGTCTGCGGGTAAAACTACCACGAAGGAACTTACCGCCTTTTTGCTTTCAAGGGTAGGGAAGGTTTGCAAAACGCCCAGAAACTACAACTCTCAAATCGGTGTTCCTCTTTCTATAGCTAACTTTGAAGGGGACTGTGATTTCTGGGTTGTAGAGATGGGTGCAAGCCAAAAGGGGGATGTTAAAAGGCTCGTGGAACTGGTAAAGCCACACATAAGGGCAATAACCGCCATAGGTGAGGAGCATCTTGAGACCTTTGGATGCCTTGATGATGTGGTGCTTGGAAACGGCGAGGTATTCTACCAGATGCGAGAGGAAGACCGTGGCGTATGCCCTGCTTATGTATCTCACTGCTACCATATACCCAGAAAGTTGGTCTTCGGAGATGGCAGGTTCAAAGCGGAAGACCTAAAGCTTTCCGAAGAGGGTGTTAGCTTTATAGTGGACGGAGTGCAAGTCTTTATTCCAGTGCCAAGTCTTGCGATAGTAGAGAACGCCCTCTGTGCCCTTGCCATACTTGAGGCTTTGGGGATAGACTGGAAGGGTCTTTGTGGACACCTTGCAAACTTTCATCCAGTGGAAGGTCGCTTTCGTATCCTAAGGAAGAGAGAGATGACCCTGATAGACGATACTTATAACGCAAACCCTCCTTCCATGAGGATGGCTCTTAGAAGTTTGAGTTTTTTCAAAACTAAAAAAATTGCAGTCTTAGGTGACATGTTAGAGCTTGGAGCGGGCTCTGAGAAATACCATAGGGAAGTGGGAAGACTTTGTGTGGAGCTAAGCATAGATGTGTGTCTTTTCTTGGGAGAGAATATGAGACATGCCTACGAAGAGTGCAAAAGGCTTAAGGAAGAGTGCTTTTTCTTTGAATCCCATGAGCAAATTCTTCATTGGCTTCTTGAGAATGTTCATGAAAAAGCGGTTATACTTTTTAAAGGTTCAAGAGGTATGAACATGGAAAAGTTGGTGGAGGGAACTCTTAATGGCAGACCTTGTTGA
- a CDS encoding TolC family protein produces the protein MRIVVLLLTIFSLALAREVELKEAIELALRNSPLIKSAQKDLKAQELELKAAKGALFPRIKVEETFTRTDVPAYAFMSKLNQERITMQDFDPAKLNNPKAINNFETKFTLEVPIWLGGKVQSAQRMAEYEYRAVSLEAERRKEEVIRQVYNAYMDAVLAKESIKVAKQAVEDAKEHLRLAEQMHTVGMALLSDVLRARVYLSKAEENLQKAMRGYDIAKRGLEVVVGVPLGEFEVHDIGQCPEVDIKVLREKVQNRKDIKALEERVKTLEEAFRFTLSDNLPQVFAFAQYFLNSKDYPLGADGKGYLAGIGVSWTFDTGLTTLRRAQANLERRASLQERLKLLKDSAVFDLDRSYAEYENALDMLRSAEDRIRASQEVLRVMEVRYKNGLARMVDILDAQTELDRARIERVQAINACSKAYMDILYNAGSVEEVKR, from the coding sequence ATGAGAATAGTGGTTCTGTTGCTCACGATTTTTAGCTTGGCTTTGGCGAGAGAGGTTGAACTCAAAGAGGCTATAGAGCTTGCCCTTAGAAACAGCCCTCTCATAAAATCTGCCCAGAAGGACCTTAAGGCTCAGGAGCTGGAGCTAAAAGCGGCAAAGGGTGCACTCTTCCCCAGAATAAAGGTGGAAGAAACCTTTACAAGAACTGATGTGCCAGCATATGCCTTTATGAGCAAGCTCAATCAGGAAAGGATAACTATGCAGGACTTTGACCCTGCAAAACTGAACAATCCCAAAGCAATAAACAACTTTGAAACAAAGTTTACCCTTGAAGTTCCCATATGGCTCGGCGGTAAAGTGCAGTCCGCACAGAGGATGGCGGAGTACGAATACAGAGCTGTAAGTCTTGAGGCAGAAAGAAGGAAAGAAGAGGTTATAAGGCAAGTATACAACGCTTACATGGATGCGGTGCTTGCCAAAGAAAGCATAAAGGTTGCAAAGCAGGCGGTTGAGGATGCAAAAGAACATCTTAGGCTCGCGGAGCAGATGCATACAGTAGGTATGGCTTTGCTTTCTGACGTGCTAAGGGCGAGGGTATACCTCTCGAAGGCAGAAGAAAACCTCCAAAAGGCAATGAGAGGCTATGATATTGCAAAAAGGGGACTTGAGGTTGTAGTGGGTGTCCCTCTTGGGGAGTTTGAGGTTCATGATATAGGACAATGCCCTGAGGTGGATATAAAGGTTCTAAGAGAAAAGGTTCAAAACAGAAAAGACATAAAAGCCTTAGAAGAGAGGGTCAAGACCCTTGAGGAGGCTTTCAGGTTCACCCTTTCAGACAATCTACCCCAGGTTTTTGCCTTTGCCCAGTATTTCCTTAATTCAAAAGACTACCCTCTTGGTGCAGATGGAAAAGGCTATCTTGCGGGCATTGGAGTGTCTTGGACTTTTGATACGGGGCTTACAACCCTAAGAAGGGCTCAAGCAAACTTAGAGAGAAGGGCAAGCCTTCAAGAGAGGTTAAAGCTCCTCAAGGATTCTGCAGTCTTTGACCTTGATAGGTCTTACGCAGAGTATGAAAATGCACTTGACATGCTTAGGTCAGCGGAAGACAGAATAAGGGCGAGCCAAGAGGTTTTAAGGGTTATGGAGGTAAGATACAAGAATGGGCTTGCCAGAATGGTAGATATATTGGATGCACAAACAGAGCTTGACAGGGCAAGGATAGAAAGGGTTCAGGCGATAAACGCCTGCAGTAAGGCGTATATGGATATTCTTTACAACGCAGGCTCTGTGGAGGAGGTAAAGAGATGA
- a CDS encoding efflux RND transporter periplasmic adaptor subunit translates to MKGWIKYAVFVLIILAMIVWLGGFLTKKEKPGELAKEAKVVEGLTIGTTEKLSEVLSPYTGQIVADKRVDVSTRIMGKIKSVLVKEGDSVRAGQLLVSIDAEDIQAQTEAVNHQMAQAEQALRSAMANYEAVKKTFERYSTLLKEGAITQQEFDQVKAQFESAQAQVEQARAGVRAVQSQKQAIGSNLKYANITSPINGYVVQKSVDVGDLAVPGHPLLVVEAPPYLFEAFLPERFVGKVKMGQEFEVSVSGLGKTLKGKVVEVSPALDPATRTFRVKVRLENAEGIKSGMYASLLIPEKVDVILVPENAIVRRFDFTGVWVVKSDNTLELRFVKLGERRGDKVEVLSGLKEGERIVIQGIERACEGCRVGG, encoded by the coding sequence ATGAAAGGCTGGATAAAGTATGCGGTCTTTGTTTTGATAATACTTGCCATGATAGTCTGGCTTGGGGGGTTTCTCACAAAGAAGGAAAAGCCTGGTGAATTGGCAAAAGAAGCAAAGGTTGTTGAAGGTCTCACTATAGGCACTACGGAAAAACTCTCGGAAGTTCTAAGCCCCTACACTGGTCAGATAGTGGCGGACAAGAGGGTGGATGTCTCCACAAGGATAATGGGAAAGATAAAAAGTGTTCTGGTCAAGGAAGGTGATAGTGTAAGAGCAGGTCAGCTCCTTGTAAGCATAGATGCAGAGGACATACAGGCTCAGACGGAGGCGGTCAATCATCAGATGGCTCAGGCGGAGCAAGCCCTCAGGTCTGCAATGGCAAACTACGAAGCGGTGAAGAAGACCTTTGAAAGGTATTCCACACTTCTGAAGGAAGGTGCTATAACTCAACAGGAATTTGACCAAGTAAAAGCCCAGTTTGAGTCCGCACAAGCACAGGTGGAACAGGCAAGGGCAGGAGTAAGGGCGGTCCAAAGCCAAAAACAAGCAATAGGGAGCAACCTAAAGTATGCCAACATAACCTCGCCCATTAACGGCTACGTGGTTCAAAAGAGTGTAGATGTAGGAGACCTTGCTGTGCCTGGTCATCCGCTCCTTGTGGTAGAAGCTCCCCCATACCTATTTGAAGCCTTTCTGCCAGAAAGGTTCGTGGGTAAAGTCAAGATGGGTCAAGAGTTTGAAGTGAGCGTGTCTGGACTTGGGAAGACCCTAAAGGGTAAAGTGGTAGAGGTTTCGCCCGCACTTGACCCTGCTACGAGAACCTTTAGGGTTAAGGTAAGGTTAGAGAATGCGGAAGGGATAAAGAGCGGTATGTATGCAAGCCTTCTAATACCCGAAAAGGTTGATGTGATACTTGTTCCAGAAAATGCCATAGTAAGACGCTTTGATTTTACAGGTGTATGGGTGGTAAAGTCAGACAACACCTTAGAGTTGAGGTTTGTAAAACTGGGTGAAAGGAGAGGTGATAAAGTTGAGGTGCTGTCAGGTTTGAAGGAGGGTGAAAGGATAGTTATCCAAGGGATTGAAAGAGCCTGTGAAGGTTGTAGGGTAGGAGGCTGA